From the genome of Edaphobacter dinghuensis, one region includes:
- the miaB gene encoding tRNA (N6-isopentenyl adenosine(37)-C2)-methylthiotransferase MiaB, translating into MSKTFYIETFGCQMNAHDSEKVIGTLEQQGYARVEDEADAGLILYNTCSIRDKAEQKVFHRLNEYKRLQGEGKKFAVLGCVAQQEGVKIFDKAPYVSLVSGSASYRNLPDMLARLEAGEQRITGLDDRQTDETFETPFVARTNPHRGYITIIEGCDKFCAYCVVPYTRGKERSRTANSVLDEAIRMADAGFTEIQLLGQNVNSYHDPSAKMTFAELLAAVGSIPGIRRVRFTTSHPRDFTKDIVDAIDAVPTLCDHVHLPVQSGSTAVLHAMAREYTRDWYLERISWIKAAKRNISITSDIIVGFPGETEEDLEQTATLLDEVGYDAIFAFKYSPRPNTPAVTMADSIPEEVKVKRLQILLDRQRETQRINYERHLGEVMELMVEGHNRQRNQVIGRSTQNKTVNFTTNQPILPATGSYVSVRITQTFPNSLLGEAVAS; encoded by the coding sequence GTGAGCAAGACTTTCTATATCGAAACCTTCGGCTGCCAGATGAACGCCCATGACTCCGAAAAAGTCATCGGCACTCTGGAGCAGCAGGGGTATGCCCGCGTCGAGGACGAAGCCGACGCCGGCCTGATCCTCTACAACACCTGTTCCATCCGCGACAAAGCGGAGCAAAAAGTCTTCCACCGCCTCAACGAGTACAAGCGGCTGCAAGGCGAGGGCAAAAAGTTCGCCGTCCTCGGCTGCGTCGCCCAACAGGAGGGCGTAAAGATCTTTGACAAGGCGCCCTACGTCTCGCTTGTCTCCGGCTCCGCGTCCTATCGCAATCTCCCCGACATGCTCGCCCGCCTCGAGGCAGGGGAGCAGCGCATCACCGGCCTCGACGACCGGCAGACCGACGAGACCTTCGAGACCCCCTTTGTCGCCCGCACCAACCCTCATCGTGGCTACATCACCATCATCGAAGGCTGCGACAAGTTCTGCGCCTACTGCGTCGTCCCGTACACGCGCGGCAAAGAGCGCAGCCGCACCGCGAACTCCGTGCTCGACGAAGCCATTCGCATGGCCGACGCAGGCTTTACCGAGATCCAGCTCCTTGGCCAGAACGTCAACTCCTACCACGACCCCTCGGCCAAGATGACCTTCGCCGAGCTGCTCGCCGCCGTCGGCAGCATCCCCGGCATCCGCCGCGTTCGCTTTACCACCTCACATCCGCGCGACTTCACCAAGGACATCGTGGACGCCATCGACGCCGTGCCCACCCTCTGCGACCACGTGCACCTCCCCGTCCAGAGCGGTTCCACCGCCGTCCTCCACGCCATGGCCCGCGAGTACACCCGCGACTGGTACCTCGAGCGCATCTCCTGGATCAAGGCCGCGAAGCGCAACATCAGCATCACGTCCGACATCATCGTCGGCTTCCCCGGCGAGACCGAGGAAGACCTCGAGCAGACCGCAACCCTGCTCGATGAAGTCGGTTACGACGCCATCTTTGCCTTCAAATATTCACCCCGGCCTAACACCCCCGCCGTCACCATGGCTGACTCTATCCCTGAAGAAGTTAAAGTGAAGCGCCTGCAAATCCTCCTCGACCGCCAACGCGAAACCCAACGCATTAACTATGAGCGGCATCTTGGTGAAGTGATGGAGCTTATGGTCGAAGGCCACAACCGTCAGCGCAATCAGGTTATAGGCCGCAGCACCCAGAACAAGACCGTCAACTTCACCACTAACCAGCCTATCCTCCCCGCGACCGGAAGCTACGTTTCCGTCCGCATTACCCAGACCTTCCCCAACAGCCTCCTCGGCGAGGCGGTGGCAAGCTGA
- a CDS encoding glycosyltransferase family 9 protein, with translation MSLVQNLKGGVFAGVAAVERVANSGGGPRNRPLREISNFLLLQYPSALGTAIHATPLIQALRHAVPQCRIVVAASGFALDVFRNNPGIDRLIETPNPLKDLNGSVKTLRRELPFNGAAFATLTSTGNERTRIAMQALLSGASIRVGFTVVPKLYRRPLFFNRSLSQIANNLRIVEALEHTPSHFEPEIFYREEDRAFARETLARAGVQSDQPVAVFVTQTSVTQRKSWRPERFKAAAEFLTARYGAHIVFVGTTAESAAIDELRGTLSAPSTSVAGKTTLPQLAALMSLATVGLTLDTGPMHLGRAVGLPMVIIAPAWSPPIEWLPLGNDKFRIFKNADIPVPPPADYIIDEVSVDEVTSALADLLTLYPKRNS, from the coding sequence TTGAGTCTTGTCCAAAATCTGAAGGGTGGAGTCTTCGCCGGAGTCGCCGCGGTTGAACGTGTTGCAAACTCGGGAGGGGGTCCGCGCAACAGGCCCCTGCGAGAGATCAGCAACTTTCTTCTGTTGCAATATCCCTCTGCTCTCGGCACAGCGATACACGCAACCCCATTGATTCAGGCCTTGCGTCACGCCGTTCCACAATGCCGCATCGTGGTCGCAGCCAGCGGATTCGCTCTGGACGTCTTTCGCAACAACCCCGGCATCGACCGGTTGATCGAAACCCCGAATCCCCTGAAAGATCTGAACGGCTCTGTAAAGACGCTGCGCCGCGAGCTTCCGTTTAACGGAGCAGCCTTTGCGACGCTGACCTCCACCGGCAATGAGAGAACACGTATTGCGATGCAGGCGCTACTCAGTGGAGCGTCGATTCGTGTCGGCTTTACCGTCGTGCCAAAACTCTATCGCCGCCCTCTGTTCTTTAACAGGTCGTTGAGCCAGATCGCCAACAACCTTCGCATCGTGGAGGCGCTGGAGCACACTCCGAGCCACTTCGAGCCGGAGATCTTCTATCGTGAAGAAGACCGTGCCTTCGCTCGCGAGACCCTCGCTCGTGCAGGCGTGCAAAGCGACCAGCCTGTCGCAGTCTTTGTCACGCAGACCAGCGTTACGCAACGAAAGAGCTGGCGTCCCGAGCGATTCAAAGCTGCCGCCGAATTTCTGACAGCGCGCTACGGTGCTCATATCGTTTTTGTAGGCACCACCGCCGAGTCCGCAGCCATCGACGAACTGCGCGGCACTCTATCGGCTCCTTCAACAAGCGTGGCAGGTAAAACCACACTGCCCCAACTGGCTGCTCTTATGAGCCTCGCCACAGTGGGCCTGACGCTGGATACGGGGCCAATGCATCTTGGCCGCGCCGTCGGCCTTCCCATGGTCATCATCGCCCCCGCCTGGTCTCCGCCGATCGAATGGCTGCCATTGGGCAACGACAAGTTCCGCATCTTCAAGAACGCCGATATACCCGTGCCGCCGCCCGCTGACTACATCATCGACGAAGTCAGCGTCGACGAAGTGACATCGGC
- a CDS encoding (2Fe-2S) ferredoxin domain-containing protein: MPEFKHHLFICTNERDESAPRPSCLPHGTKKIKSAFKDAIKDAGLKHLVRANESGCLDQCEHGPVVVVYPEAVWYGFVQLKDVDEIVTEHLIHGRPVERLRLPESCLNTEHCPHKPAPKHK, translated from the coding sequence GTGCCGGAATTCAAGCACCATCTCTTTATTTGCACCAACGAGCGCGATGAATCCGCGCCTCGTCCCAGCTGCCTTCCTCACGGAACGAAGAAGATCAAATCCGCCTTCAAAGATGCCATCAAAGACGCGGGCCTGAAGCATCTTGTCCGTGCCAACGAGTCTGGATGTCTTGATCAGTGTGAACATGGCCCGGTCGTGGTGGTCTATCCCGAGGCCGTCTGGTATGGCTTTGTCCAGCTCAAGGACGTGGACGAGATCGTCACCGAGCACCTCATCCACGGCCGTCCCGTAGAACGTCTGCGACTGCCCGAAAGCTGCCTCAATACCGAGCACTGCCCGCATAAACCCGCTCCGAAGCATAAGTAG
- a CDS encoding DUF507 family protein, whose protein sequence is MIFSKDYVGYLARQTLKHLVAEKMIETAKPAVLEERVTAAMVEELALEDRINDEVRVILEAFQDDMLKTGASYPEMFKKVKNELARKYKAVL, encoded by the coding sequence ATGATTTTTTCTAAAGATTACGTCGGGTATCTGGCGCGCCAGACCCTCAAGCACCTCGTCGCCGAGAAGATGATCGAAACCGCCAAGCCTGCCGTACTTGAGGAGCGGGTCACGGCAGCTATGGTCGAAGAGCTTGCGCTTGAGGATCGTATCAACGATGAGGTTCGCGTCATCCTCGAAGCCTTTCAGGACGATATGCTCAAGACCGGAGCCAGCTACCCTGAGATGTTCAAAAAGGTGAAGAACGAATTGGCTCGCAAGTATAAGGCGGTGCTGTGA
- a CDS encoding DUF507 family protein encodes MRISRDKLNKLAHTVADTLAEIPECDFLEDRNTIRQEARKALEKLLLEEMKIDAAARQKIASQRKIIMEGSQEWDILYRKYYNDEVKKLGL; translated from the coding sequence GTGAGAATCTCCCGCGACAAACTCAACAAGCTCGCCCACACCGTTGCCGACACTCTCGCCGAGATTCCAGAGTGCGACTTTCTCGAAGACCGCAACACCATCCGGCAGGAAGCCCGCAAGGCCCTTGAAAAACTTCTCCTCGAAGAGATGAAGATCGACGCAGCCGCCCGGCAGAAGATCGCCTCGCAGCGCAAGATCATCATGGAAGGCTCGCAGGAGTGGGACATCCTGTACCGCAAGTACTACAACGACGAGGTCAAAAAACTCGGGCTGTAG
- a CDS encoding bifunctional nuclease family protein encodes MKSHDQAEVHQPADAGSESEVEMQIRGLMTDPITNMPIVVLKDVASDMVLPIWVGIFEANAIALELEKTATPRPMTHDLLQNLARGLNAQVNKVVVSELRDDTFYAVIWMNHAGETVTLDARPSDAIALALRWDCPIYVNRQVLENSKQAAGGAQTINAEEMRRWLENLNDDDMGRYKM; translated from the coding sequence ATGAAATCACACGATCAGGCCGAAGTGCACCAACCTGCCGACGCGGGCTCTGAATCCGAAGTCGAGATGCAGATTCGCGGCCTCATGACCGATCCCATTACCAATATGCCGATCGTGGTGCTCAAAGACGTTGCCAGCGATATGGTGCTGCCCATCTGGGTGGGCATCTTCGAGGCCAACGCCATCGCGCTCGAGCTCGAAAAGACTGCAACGCCGCGACCCATGACGCACGACCTGCTGCAAAATCTCGCTCGCGGCCTCAACGCGCAGGTCAACAAAGTGGTCGTCTCCGAGCTTCGCGACGATACCTTCTACGCCGTCATCTGGATGAACCACGCAGGCGAGACGGTAACCTTGGATGCCCGTCCATCGGATGCCATTGCACTCGCCCTGCGCTGGGACTGCCCAATCTATGTCAATCGCCAGGTGCTCGAAAACTCAAAGCAGGCTGCCGGCGGAGCGCAGACCATCAATGCCGAAGAGATGCGGCGGTGGCTCGAAAATCTGAACGACGACGACATGGGCCGCTACAAGATGTAA